Genomic segment of Selenomonadales bacterium:
GTCCAACTGCTCTGCAAAAATGTCGCCTAGGCAAACAGTAATCCCTGAAAGAACACAGGAGGAGATCTCCCCTGCTTCCCCTACTTCCTGATCTAGAACAAGCTTGCCGTCTTTTAGAGCAAAAACCTGCACCGACTTGTCATCCGGATCCACAATCCAGTATTCCCTGACCCCGCATCGTTCGTAGACTTTGAATTTCTTCCGCAAATCGTAATAGGCGGTGGCCGGAGAAAGAATTTCGACCACCAGATCAGGTGCTCCGTTGATCCGGGCCGGCTCGACTATTTCCATTCGCTCTTTGGAGATAAACAGGATGTCCGGTTGGAAGGTTTCTGTTTCACCTAGACAAACATCTACCGGAGCATCCAAGATCAGCCCCAGCTTTTGCTTAGTCACAAAGGAGCGCATCTGGAACCCTAGGCGCCCGGAAATAATCTGGTGATAAATAGACGGCGCAGGCGTCATAACAAGCTCTCCTCCGATTAACTGATACGGTGCACCTTCCGGGAGATTTTGATAGTCGGCGTGAGTATAGATCGTCATAATCACACCCCCCCTCTTAGCGCGGAGATTCCTTATGTCAATCGCCACGGTTTCGCTATCATCATAGCACCGCAGACTGCTTCCCGCAACGGGAGTCTGGCTTCCACGTTCACTCAGGATGACCAGAGCCTGATGGACCTTATTGCCCTGATTAGGAGTTGAGCACAGGGCCTTCATAGGGCCTTTTTACGCGCCTTTCCCTCTAAATCAGGGTAATCAGTGAAATCAGGCTCTAAATTACCGGGGATACTCAGGATGACCAGAGCCTGATGGACCTTATTGCCCTGATTAAGACGTGTAGGAGTGCTGTGAAGCAAAAAGCTCCGTCCCTTTTGCTTCGCTAGCGGCTGGCGACTTACCTAGGACAAATCTGGCCCCTTCACGACGCAGCATTTGGTACGGGCTAATGCAGGCAATGCCTATCCCTTGGCATACGTTAGGGATCTTTATGCGCTTCAAGGAATTCGCCGGAATCTCGTGCGTGACAACGATGTGGCGCCCCGCTAATGCGTGTGCTATTAGGTAGTAATCGGCCACTTGCATAAAAGTGTTGATTGCAGCTGCTTCGTACTTCTGCCTCGTTACCCAGTCGGCAACTTTCCCAAGCTGCACAAAAACGTCAGCGTCAGTGTCACGGAAGAGGCTGCCACCCGTGTTCCGTACCCAATCCGACAGCTCATCAGCACCGCCAGCTATTTCGTCGGCAATTTTGTCTACACTCCAAACACGGCCCTTGGCATTGCTAACAAGCAGCCAATCCCAGAATGCAGGGCAAAAGTCTAATCCGTAGTGTAGGTTTTTAGCCTGAATGAACACATTGGTATCCAGCAAATAAGTCATAGCATCACCCCTAATGCACGGGCAGCCTCATAGAAGGTAGCGGTTTTACGTATTCCCAACATGCGAAAAGCGTCGCGAAACAATGTCTGCCCTTCTAGGGTGCTAGAGATTACTGCCCGAGCAAAGAGCTTGCCCGTGCGCGCCGCAAGTGTGCGGTAAAAATCACCGCCGCTGCCACCACCACGATCGTAGCTTAAGATGCGTTCCGCTTCTGCATTGTAGGCCTGCCAGTAAGTATCCTGATCGATAGCGCCAATGTCCAGCAGTCGACGCAATATCACCAGCAGGCTCACCTTGAACACGCGGGCCAAATGCTGTACCTCCTCTTCGAGCGGAAGATCTGGCCGACGTCGACCATGCAATTCTTCCACAGGCACGAGCACCTCTGCTGCTATCGCATTGCACCACCGCTCGATTGGCTGCGCGGGAACTGCTCCCGCAACCGGATCGGACACTCCACTTTCCCCAATCCACAAGTGTGCCAATTCATGGCATAGGGTAAACATTTGCGCAGACTTGCTGTCGGCTGCATTCAAAAAGATCACCGGAGCGAAGCGGTCAGCAAGGGCGAATCCACGGAACTCGGCAACATCAAGCTTGCGACGAGTGTTGCTCCCAACTATTGAACTCGCCATAACAAGAATACCCACATCTTCGGCTTTTTGTTTAAGATAGCGTAACGCCTCCGCCCAAGTCGGAAGTCTCATTCTTGCTTCTGTAGAAAGCCCTAGCGTGCGCGCTATCGACCCCGCCACTGCGACAGGATCCTCTTGCGGGCTGACGCTCTGTATGAAGCTCAAAGGTGTTAAGCCATGTAAGTGCGCGTACTCGACAAACCAGTCTTGCCTCTGTTGGCACATGTACACCGTGTCAAGCAAGTTTAGGCTGGGGCGTGTGTCTATTCGACCGGCAAGTGTTCGCAAATCAGGTATC
This window contains:
- a CDS encoding ImmA/IrrE family metallo-endopeptidase — protein: MEQARFNLERDVVGLARVAVKPEVLRWARERAGLESMFLSRRFPKLRDWELGKVQPTLRQLEEYAQAVHLPIGYLFLSVPPDLQLPIPDLRTLAGRIDTRPSLNLLDTVYMCQQRQDWFVEYAHLHGLTPLSFIQSVSPQEDPVAVAGSIARTLGLSTEARMRLPTWAEALRYLKQKAEDVGILVMASSIVGSNTRRKLDVAEFRGFALADRFAPVIFLNAADSKSAQMFTLCHELAHLWIGESGVSDPVAGAVPAQPIERWCNAIAAEVLVPVEELHGRRRPDLPLEEEVQHLARVFKVSLLVILRRLLDIGAIDQDTYWQAYNAEAERILSYDRGGGSGGDFYRTLAARTGKLFARAVISSTLEGQTLFRDAFRMLGIRKTATFYEAARALGVML
- a CDS encoding DUF4411 family protein: MTYLLDTNVFIQAKNLHYGLDFCPAFWDWLLVSNAKGRVWSVDKIADEIAGGADELSDWVRNTGGSLFRDTDADVFVQLGKVADWVTRQKYEAAAINTFMQVADYYLIAHALAGRHIVVTHEIPANSLKRIKIPNVCQGIGIACISPYQMLRREGARFVLGKSPAASEAKGTELFASQHSYTS
- a CDS encoding Uma2 family endonuclease, whose amino-acid sequence is MTIYTHADYQNLPEGAPYQLIGGELVMTPAPSIYHQIISGRLGFQMRSFVTKQKLGLILDAPVDVCLGETETFQPDILFISKERMEIVEPARINGAPDLVVEILSPATAYYDLRKKFKVYERCGVREYWIVDPDDKSVQVFALKDGKLVLDQEVGEAGEISSCVLSGITVCLGDIFAEQLD